DNA sequence from the Nodosilinea sp. FACHB-141 genome:
CTTACGACTTTATTAATACCAAAGAACACCCTCCAAGCCGTGCCTCGATAGCGGCTTGGGTAGATAGCCTAGGCAGCAAGCCCATGCGCAATACCTCGGGGCAATCCTACCGAGCGTTAGGAGACGAGAAGCAGACCTGGGGTGATCCCGAGTGGGTCAACGCCTTTACCGACGATGCCATGCTGCTGAAACGCCCCCTGTTTGTCAAAGATGGCCAGGCGGTACTGGTTGGGTTTCGGGCGACCGAGGCCGAGCTGAACGACCTGCTAGGCTAAACACCCTAAGCCAAAAGCACCGATGCATAGGGCTGAGAATAATGCGAAACGCGCTAAGGGGCTGTTGGTTAACACCGCTCTCCTCCGTATCAAAAGCTCCGACCCTCTATGGATCGGAGCTTGTAAGATTAGATGTCCCTGTGCAGAGTTGCTAGGGCATTAGTCAATAGCGCGCTTGACGTTGTCTTTTGCGTCTTCTACACCGTGGCGCACATCGGACTCAGCCTGTTTTGCCTTACCTTCGGCTTGAGCTTGGCGATCGCCTGTCACTTTGCCGGCACCTTCTTGGAGCTTGCCTTCGACGTCTTTGGCAGCGGCCTTGGCTCTATCTTCGATAGACATAATGTAATCATCTCCTGAGAGGTTACTCCTTCATTCTAGGAAGCAGCGAGGGAAGCTCCCTCTGTAGAGAGGCATAAGGCAGTCTCTCTCAAATTGTAGGGATTGCTACCGTTTGGATCTGAATATTTGCTGGGGTATTGGATCTGAATGTTTGCTGGAGTAACAGTGCAGGCTTGCCTCTAGGGAGTATCCTGAAGCATCATGGGTGGCTTGTCTCCCCAAACAGACTTTAAACTCAGGACTTAAACTGGGGCTTGAACTATGGAGTATTGGGAATTTCTGCTGCAAAAGGAGGGTGACCAGAGCTGGTTGCCCCTCGACACATCCCAGGTAGAAATTCTGGAGGGCCGCTACCGCGTGATGG
Encoded proteins:
- a CDS encoding Spx/MgsR family RNA polymerase-binding regulatory protein; this encodes MTLTVYGIPTCSTCKKALQWLDSHAIAYDFINTKEHPPSRASIAAWVDSLGSKPMRNTSGQSYRALGDEKQTWGDPEWVNAFTDDAMLLKRPLFVKDGQAVLVGFRATEAELNDLLG
- a CDS encoding CsbD family protein, which encodes MSIEDRAKAAAKDVEGKLQEGAGKVTGDRQAQAEGKAKQAESDVRHGVEDAKDNVKRAID